The Amycolatopsis umgeniensis DNA segment GGAGGGGCCGGTTCCCCACGACTACGGAGGTATCGATGCGACGGCGACTGCCGATGGCACTGTTCGGACTGGTCGTCTGGGTGCTCGCGGGCTGCTCGACGGCCACGGGCGCCGCACCGGCGGCACCGGGAACCCCCGGCGCCAACCAAGCCGACATCACCTTTTCCCAGCAGATGGTCCCGCACCACCAGCAGTCGATCCAGGTCGCGAACCTGGCCTCGGAACGGTCTGCTTCCGAGTACGTGAAGGCCACCGCGGCCAAGATCGTCAAGGCCGAGTCGGCCGAGGTCCAGACCATGACCGGCTGGCTGCAATCGTGGAACGCGGCGGTGCTCCCCGCGGCGGGCCACGCCGGGCACGCGATGCCGGGGATGATCACCGCGGGGCAGGTCGCCTCGCTGCAGAACATGACCGGCGCCGAGTTCGACAAGACTTGGCTCCCGCTGATGGCCGAACACCTGCGCAACGGCGTCGCGATGGCCAAAACCGTGCTGTCCTCGGGCGAGCACGCCGAGACGAAAGCGCTGGCACAGGAGATCGTCGAGAACCAGACGGCGGCGATCGACGAGATCACCGCGCAGCTTTCTTGACCCCCTGAAGGCCCCGGAGAGCCCTCCGGTATTGTTCTCGGCGGTGGCGTGTCCGAGCGGCCGAAGGAGCACGACTCGAAATCGTGTGACGGCTAATAACCGTCCGTGGGTTCAAATCCCACCGCCACCGCAGCGAAGAGCCGGTCTCCACGGAGACCGGCTCTTCTGCGTGTGGGCCTACTTGTTGAACTTGTCCTTCAGCTCCTGCACGCCGCCTTCCGCGCGGTCGCGCAGGTCGTGCCCGGTCTCCTTGACCTGACCTTCGGTCTGGTCCGCCCGGCCGGAGTTCGCGAGGTCCTGGTTGTCGGTCTTCTCGCCGAGCTTCTCCTTGGCGGCGCCGATGGCCTGCTCGGCCTTGTCCTTCGCCTTGTCGAAAACGCTCATGGCGGATGTTCCTCCTTCGACTGCGGCCGCCGTTTGCGGCCGCGTGATCTTGGGATACCCGCCGAGCCGGAACCGACACATCTGTCACCCGGTGCGGTTACCCCGCCGCCCGTGGAAGAAGGTTTCGAGCAGGGCCGCGCATTCGGGCTCCAGGACCCCGCCGACGACCTCCGCGCGGTGACTGAGCCGTCTGTCGCGGACGACGTCCCACAGCGACCCCACGGCCCCGGTCTTGGGCTCCCAGGCGCCGAAGACGAGCTTCTCGACCCGCGCCATCACGAGGGCGCCGGCGCACATCGTGCAGGGCTCCAGCGTGACCGCGAGCGTGCAGCCCTCGAGCCGCCAGCCGTCACCGTAGATCTTGGACGCGGCCCTCAGCGCGAGGATCTCCGCGTGCGCCGTCGGGTCCCCGAGTTCCTCACGGGCGTTGCGCGCGGAGGCGAGCGGGGTCCCGTCCGGGGCCAGGACGACCGCGCCGATCGGCACGTCGTCGCCCGCACCCCGCGCCGCCGCGATCGCCGCCTGGACGGCGGCGATGTCGGCGGCGGAGGCGGAGGGGCTCAGATCTCGTCCAGGATCTTGGTGAACTCGGCGGCGAATCCGCACCGCTGCGCGACCATCTGGAGTTGTTCGTCCGGATAGAGGTCGACCTCGCCGACGATCACCTGGAGCTCGGCCCCCGGCAGACCGAGATCGGACAGGATCTCCAGATCGCCTTCCGGCCAGACCGCCTCGTCGTCCTCGTCCGGTGGATCGACTCTCAGCACGTCGAGGACGTCGGCGGCGATGTCGTAGTCGAGCGCCGCGGCGGCGTCGGACAGCAGCAGCGAGGGTCCTCTGGGACTCGGCCGGACGATCACGAAGAACTCGTCGTCGATCGCCAGCAGCCCGAAGGCGGCACCGGTCGAACGCAGTTTGCCGAGCTCGGTGATCGCAGCGTCGAGTTCGGCGAGTGCCCCTGGATCAAGAGAGCTGCACCGCCACCGACCGTCCTCCCGCACCACGGCCACCGCGAACCCCGTGATCGGCTCTTGCACCGCCATGCGCACACCGTATTCCGCCCGCATTCGGAACGCACGCACGGTGCGCCCGAAGCGCCGCATGCGCCACTATCGAGACATGACCGGACCCACCGACCTGCCCACGCTCCCCGATGCGCGCTTCGCCGGTTTGCTGGACGAAGCCCGCGCGCTCCAAGCGAAAACCGTAGAGCTCCGCCGGGAGATCCACCGGAATCCGGAGCTCGGCCTCCACCTGCCGAAGACCCAGGCCTCGATCAAGGCGGCGCTCG contains these protein-coding regions:
- a CDS encoding tRNA adenosine deaminase-associated protein, whose translation is MAVQEPITGFAVAVVREDGRWRCSSLDPGALAELDAAITELGKLRSTGAAFGLLAIDDEFFVIVRPSPRGPSLLLSDAAAALDYDIAADVLDVLRVDPPDEDDEAVWPEGDLEILSDLGLPGAELQVIVGEVDLYPDEQLQMVAQRCGFAAEFTKILDEI
- a CDS encoding CsbD family protein; protein product: MSVFDKAKDKAEQAIGAAKEKLGEKTDNQDLANSGRADQTEGQVKETGHDLRDRAEGGVQELKDKFNK
- a CDS encoding DUF305 domain-containing protein; this translates as MRRRLPMALFGLVVWVLAGCSTATGAAPAAPGTPGANQADITFSQQMVPHHQQSIQVANLASERSASEYVKATAAKIVKAESAEVQTMTGWLQSWNAAVLPAAGHAGHAMPGMITAGQVASLQNMTGAEFDKTWLPLMAEHLRNGVAMAKTVLSSGEHAETKALAQEIVENQTAAIDEITAQLS
- a CDS encoding deaminase, whose amino-acid sequence is MAAVQAAIAAARGAGDDVPIGAVVLAPDGTPLASARNAREELGDPTAHAEILALRAASKIYGDGWRLEGCTLAVTLEPCTMCAGALVMARVEKLVFGAWEPKTGAVGSLWDVVRDRRLSHRAEVVGGVLEPECAALLETFFHGRRGNRTG